The following proteins come from a genomic window of Suricata suricatta isolate VVHF042 chromosome 5, meerkat_22Aug2017_6uvM2_HiC, whole genome shotgun sequence:
- the COPB2 gene encoding coatomer subunit beta', with the protein MPLRLDIKRKLTARSDRVKSVDLHPTEPWMLASLYNGSVCVWNHETQTLVKTFEVCDLPVRAAKFVARKNWVVTGADDMQIRVFNYNTLERVHMFEAHSDYIRCIAVHPTQPFILTSSDDMLIKLWDWDKKWSCSQVFEGHTHYVMQIVINPKDNNQFASASLDRTIKVWQLGSSSPNFTLEGHEKGVNCIDYYSGGDKPYLISGADDRLVKIWDYQNKTCVQTLEGHAQNVSCASFHPELPIIITGSEDGTVRIWHSSTYRLESTLNYGMERVWCVASLRGSNNVALGYDEGSIIVKLGREEPAMSMDANGKIIWAKHSEVQQANLKAMGDAEIKDGERLPLAVKDMGSCEIYPQTIQHNPNGRFVVVCGDGEYIIYTAMALRNKSFGSAQEFAWAHDSSEYAIRESNSVVKIFKNFKEKKSFKPDFGAESIYGGFLLGVRSINGLAFYDWDNTELVRRIEIQPKHIFWSDSGELVCIATEESFFILKYLSEKVLAAQETHEGVTEDGIEDAFEVLGEIQEIVKTGLWVGDCFIYTSSVNRLNYYVGGEIVTIAHLDRTMYLLGYIPKDNRLYLGDKELNIVSYSLLVSVLEYQTAVMRRDFSMADKVLPTIPKEQRTRVAHFLEKQGFKQQALTVSTDPEHRFELALQLGELKIAYQLAVEAESEQKWKQLAELAISKCQFGLAQECLHHAQDYGGLLLLATASGNASMVNKLAEGAERDGKNNVAFMSYFLQGKLDACLELLIRTGRLPEAAFLARTYLPSQVSRVVKLWRENLSKVNQKAAESLADPTEYENLFPGLKEAFVVEEWVKETHADLWPAKQYPLVTPNEERNVMEEAKGFQPSRSAAQQERDGKPASPTPVIVTAHTANKEEKSLLELEVDLDNLELEDIDTTDINLDEDILDD; encoded by the exons ATG CCTCTGCGACTTGATATAAAGAGAAAGCTAACTGCTCGATCAGATCGAGTTAAGAGTGTGGATTTGCATCCTACAGAGCCATGGATGTTGGCAAGTCTTTACAATGGCAGTGTGTGCGTGTGGAACCATGAAACACAG ACATTGGTGAAAACATTTGAAGTGTGTGATCTTCCTGTTCGAGCTGCAAAGTTTGTTGCAAGAAAGAATTGGGTTGTGACTGGAGCG GATGACATGCAGATCAGAGTGTTCAACTACAACACTCTGGAAAGAGTTCATATGTTTGAAGCGCACTCTGACTACATCCGCTGTATTGCGGTTCATCCAACCCAGCCTTTCATTCTCACGAGCAGCG ATGACATGCTTATTAAGCTCTGGGACTGGGATAAAAAATGGTCCTGCTCACAGGTGTTTGAAGGACACACCCATTATGTTATGCAGATTGTGATCAATCCCAAAGATAACAACCAGTTTGCCAGTGCGTCGTTGGACAGGACCATCAAG GTGTGGCAGCTGGGCTCTTCCTCCCCCAACTTCACTCTGGAGGGACATGAGAAAGGCGTGAATTGCATTGATTACTACAGTGGTGGCGACAAACCATACCTCATTTCAGGCGCAGATGACCGGCTTGTTAAAATATGGGACTATCAG AATAAGACATGTGTACAGACATTGGAGGGACATGCCCAGAACGTATCTTGTGCCAGTTTTCATCCTGAGTTGCCAATCATCATCACAGGTTCAGAAGACG gAACTGTGCGTATTTGGCATTCAAGCACATACCGCCTTGAGAGCACGTTAAATTATGGAATGGAGCGGGTGTGGTGTGTGGCCAGTCTGAGAGGGTCCAACAATGTCGCTCTGGGCTATGACGAAGGGAGCATCATTGTTAAG CTTGGTCGTGAGGAACCTGCCATGTCCATGGATGCCAATGGAAAGATAATTTGGGCCAAGCATTCAGAAGTCCAGCAGGCCAACCTAAAAGCAATGGGAGATGCTGAAATTAAAGATGGAGAAAGGTTGCCACTGGCAGTTAAGGATATGGGCAGTTGTGAAATATACCCTCAGACCATTCAGCACAATCCTAATGGGCG GTTTGTTGTGGTGTGTGGTGACGGCGAGTATATCATCTACACAGCAATGGCGCTGAGAAACAAGAGCTTTGGGTCTGCCCAGGAGTTTGCGTGGGCCCATGATTCTTCAGA GTATGCAATAAGAGAGAGCAACAGTGTTGTAAAGATATTTAagaactttaaggaaaaaaaatcctttaaaccGGATTTTGGAGCTGAAA GTATCTACGGAGGCTTCTTGTTGGGAGTCAGATCTATAAACGGCTTAGCTTTCTATGACTGGGACAACACAGAACTCGTACGCAGAATTGAAATTCAGCCCAAACAC ATTTTCTGGTCTGACTCTGGAGAGCTGGTCTGTATTGCCACCGAGGAGTCATTTTTTATCCTTAAGTATCTGTCGGAAAAAGTCCTGGCTGCGCAGGAAACACATGAAGGAGTTACAGAAGATGGCATTGAAGATGCCTTTGAG GTTCTTGGTGAGATTCAGGAAATTGTGAAAACAGGGCTGTGGGTAGGAGACTGCTTCATTTACACGAGTTCTGTGAACAGATTAAATTATTATGTTGGAGGAGAAATAGTCACCATTGCCCACCTGGATAG GACCATGTATCTCCTGGGCTATATCCCTAAAGATAACAGGCTTTATCTGGGGGATAAAGAACTGAACATCGTGAGCTACTCTCTCTTGGTTTCAGTGCTGGAGTACCAGACCGCCGTCATGAGAAGGGACTTTAGCATGGCCGACAAAGTCCTTCCTACCATTCCAAAAGAGCAGAGGACCAGAGTTGCACACTTCCTGGAAAAGCAG GGCTTCAAGCAGCAGGCTCTGACAGTATCCACAGATCCTGAGCATCGCTTTGAACTTGCTCTTCAGCTTGGAGAACTAAAAATTGCATACCAGTTAGCAGTAGAAGCAGAG TCCGAGCAGAAGTGGAAACAACTTGCCGAACTTGCCATTAGTAAATGTCAATTTGGCCTCGCCCAGGAGTGCCTGCACCACGCACAGGATTATGGGGGTCTGTTGCTCTTGGCCACTGCCTCTGGAAATGCTAGTATGGTGAACAAACTAGCAGAGGGAGCGGAGAGAGATGGCAAGAATAATGTGGCGTTCATGAGCTACTTTTTACAGGGCAA GCTTGATGCTTGCTTGGAACTCCTGATTAGAACTGGCCGACTGCCAGAAGCTGCCTTCCTGGCCCGGACTTACTTACCTAGTCAGGTTTCAAG GGTGGTAAAACTCTGGAGAGAAAACCTTTCAAAAGTCAATCAGAAAGCAGCAGAATCCCTTGCTGATCCAACAGAGTATGAAAACCTTTTTCCTGGATTAAAAGAAGCTTTTGTTGTGGAGGAATGGGTGAAGGAAACACATGCTGATTTGTGGCCGGCCAAGCAGTACCCACTTGTCACG cccaatgaagaaagaaatgttatGGAAGAGGCAAAAGGCTTTCAGCCCTCAAGATCTGCAGCTCAGCAG GAACGTGATGGGAAACCTGCTTCTCCTACTCCAGTTATTGTGACCGCCCACACAgccaacaaagaagaaaag AGTTTACTTGAACTGGAAGTAGATCTGGATAATTTGGAATTAGAAGATATTGACACAACAGACATCAACCTGGATGAAGATATTTTGGATGACTGA